In a single window of the Salvelinus namaycush isolate Seneca chromosome 6, SaNama_1.0, whole genome shotgun sequence genome:
- the LOC120049010 gene encoding natural killer cell receptor 2B4-like, with translation MSGGPISCFSKQGILLLLLSNLHYGVGVPLIINKRVGDSVELLAGIENGHLKSLVWKYMGKEIAEFNSEVVYSPGSQFEGRLKMNTKNFSLTVRELTLQDSGDFLLTGEGDKGQIDSKTITLKVHEPISKVAIQTDIKLLANHSCTIRLVCNVSCYHNITYTWERDNEIYGDAQQIYFSLSPAERNISVKCNASNLVSWKTAFETVKCRNDTTTPEHVTGLAWYTIYIGVSVGGAVVLILIVAVAVCYCRGQSITEHGKSAAI, from the exons GTGTAGGTGTTCCTCTGATCATCAACAAGAGAGTGGGGGACTCCGTGGAGCTGCTGGCAGGCATAGAGAATGGACATTTGAAATCCTTGGTGTGGAAGTATATGGGAAAGGAAATTGCAGAATTCAACTCAGAAGTTGTATATTCACCTGGATCCCAGTTTGAGGGGAGACTAAAGATGAACACTAAAAACTTTAGTTTAACAGTCAGAGAGCTGACACTGCAAGACTCAGGGGATTTTCTACTTACAGGTGAAGGGGACAAAGGTCAGATTGACAGTAAGACCATCACTCTGAAGGTCCACG AGCCTATATCCAAGGTGGCGATCCAGACAGACATCAAGCTATTGGCCAACCACTCCTGTACGATACGGCTGGTGTGCAACGTGTCCTGCTACCACAACATTACTTACACCtgggagagagacaatgagatcTACGGGGATGCCCAGCAGatttacttctctctctcaccagcagAGAGAAACATCAGTGTAAAGTGCAACGCCTCCAACCTGGTCAGTTGGAAAACTGCCTTTGAGACAGTAAAGTGTAGAAATGACACAACCACCCCAG AACATGTGACAGGACTGGCGTGGTATACCATCTATATCGGAGTATCAGTGGGAGGCGCTGTGGTGCTGATTCTTATTGTAGCTGTGGCAGTGTGCTACTGCAGGGGCCAAAGTATCACGG AACATGGGAAGTCAGCGGCCATTTAA
- the LOC120049011 gene encoding hemicentin-2-like: MHIVKEANVQGHRCNIQRGEVTDWKYTWSKDDVDSISRKHEYEIREVKISDNVGYRCLALPKAKLTITPNPAYTGETVTLTCSVGSDSGWSYTWYKDNAKKVVTLSSRHTTTGVTFTIKRAAESDQGLYWCQGEIQSRSISSIISDPVTITVKERPVAVLTLQPNWPQIFSGETVTLSCDIQGGREIEYVFYNSGKSVYTNTEPEYRISPAKNGLYTCKGLQKTNGLKHSQTSNAVQLTVLDKPQAVLSVSPQWLNPGDSVTLSCGVKESSTGWRFFWYRTVPYTAGLLSLSNTSYSVEPLSGSGTTEDSYTLIPAGPSHTGGYVCRAGRGDPVYDTLYSEPQFFWSGDPQPSVSLKIRPNRTQHFTSTSLSLSCEEKRNSTGWRLKRYREKAVESECGSNWGSIAGSTCTIRSTYTGDSGVYWCESGSGEYSNAVNITVDVGILILESPPYPITEGESMTLSCTNRYQETNPNPKVDFYKDGVLIRNETTLEMTIPAVSMSDEGFYKCKSNEGESPESWVTVRESGSGETILVGVVVGLVVAGVLLAILLVLLCQYKNAKGPPSPRGPTWTPNRTNDLPRARLLMLGGANIYDTTTPSDSNDSETSTPPEADSVYSQVKPGTAPGP, from the exons ATGCATATTGTCAAGGAagccaatgtgcaggggcaccg ATGTAACATACAGAGGGGAGAAGTCACTGACTGGAAATACACATGGAGCAAGGATGATGTAGACTCAATCAGTAGGAAGCATGAATATGAGATCAGAGAGGTTAAGATTTCAGACAATGTTGGCTACAGGTGTCTGG CCCTGCCCAAAGCTAAACTGACCATAACACCAAACCCTGCATACACTGGAGAGACAGTAACTCTGACGTGTTCAGTGGGGTCTGACAGTGGCTGGAGCTATACATGGTACAAAGACAACGCTAAGAAAGTAGTGACCTTGTCTAGCAGACACACCACAACAGGAGTCACCTTCACCATAAAAAGAGCTGCTGAGTCTGACCAGGGTCTCTACTGGTGTCAGGGAGAGATCCAGTCCAGATCCATATCATCAATCATCAGTGATCCTGTCACTATCACTGTGAAAG AGAGACCTGTGGCTGTTCTGACCCTCCAACCCAACTGGCCCCAGATATTCAGTGGGGAGACAGTCACTCTCAGTTGTGACAtacagggaggaagagagattGAGTATGTTTTTTATAACAGTGGGAAGTCGGTCTACACGAATACAGAGCCTGAGTACAGAATCAGTCCTGCAAAGAATGGTCTATATACCTGTAAAGGTCTTCAGAAAACAAATGGCTTAAAACACTCCCAGACCAGTAATGCTGTACAATTGACCGTGTTAG ATAAACCCCAAGCTGTCCTGAGTGTCTCTCCTCAGTGGCTGAACCCTGGAGACTCAGTTACTCTGAGCTGTGGGGTTAAAGAGTCATCTACAGGCTGGAGGTTCTTCTGGTACCGAACTGTTCCCTACACAGCTGGGTTACTGTCCCTATCGAACACGTCCTACTCTGTAGAGCCTCTATCTGGCAGTGGGACTACTGAAGACTCCTACACTTTGATCCCTGCTGGTCCTAGTCACACAGGAGGATATGTGTGTAGAGCTGGGAGAGGAGACCCAGTCTATGACACACTCTACAGTGAACCTCAGTTTTTCTGGTCAGGAG ATCCGCAACCATCAGTGTCTCTCAAAATAAGACCTAACAGAACTCAACACTTTACATCAACGTCTCTCTCACTAAGCTGTGAGGAGAAGAGGAACTCTACTGGATGGAGActgaagagatacagagagaaagcagTGGAGTCAGAGTGTGGATCTAACTGGGGATCAATAGCAGGGTCCACATGTACCATCAGGTCCACATACACAGGGGACAGTGGAGTGTACTGGTGTGAGTCTGGATCAGGAGAGTACAGTAATGCTGTCAACATTACAGTGGACG TTGGCATTCTGATCCTGGAGAGCCCTCCCTATCCCATAACTGAGGGAGAATCTATGACTCTCAGTTGTACAAATAGATATCAGGAAACAAACCCGAACCCCAAGGTTGATTTCTACAAAGATGGAGTACTCATCAGGAATGAGACCACATTAGAGATGACCATCCCTGCAGTATCCATGTCAGATGAAGGCTTCTATAAGTGTAAATCTAATGAAGGAGAATCACCAGAGAGCTGGGTGACAGTGAGAG agtcaggctCAGGAGAAACAA TCCTAGTCGGAGTGGTTGTGGGCCTGGTTGTTGCTGGTGTTCTACTGGCCATTCTCCTGGTACTGCTGTGTCAATATAAAAACGCCAAAG GCCCCCCCAGCCCCAGAGGACCAACCTGGACCCCCAACAGGACCAATGATCTACCCAGGGCCAGGCTCCTGATGCTGG GTGGCGCTAACATCTATGATACAACCACTCCCTCAGACAGTAATGACAGCG AAACATCAACTCCACCTGAGGCAGATTCAGTCTATTCTCAAGTGAAGCCAGGCACAGCACCAG GTCCTTGA